A DNA window from Longimicrobium sp. contains the following coding sequences:
- the tsaE gene encoding tRNA (adenosine(37)-N6)-threonylcarbamoyltransferase complex ATPase subunit type 1 TsaE, translating to MEAELTEPELVAWGERIGREGRTPLVLALRGDLGAGKSTLARAIAHGAGVEGDIPSPTFNLLFSYQAPRGIRIHHLDLYRLEDPDEVWELGWSELGAPDELVMIEWPARAEQLLPAPRWEVEIEEMGDPSVRRVAAHPVGDPHPLPPLAGGGG from the coding sequence ATGGAGGCGGAGCTGACGGAGCCGGAGCTGGTGGCGTGGGGCGAGCGCATCGGGCGCGAGGGGCGCACACCGCTGGTGCTGGCGCTGCGCGGCGACCTGGGCGCGGGAAAGAGCACGCTCGCGCGCGCCATCGCCCACGGCGCGGGGGTGGAGGGCGACATCCCCTCGCCGACGTTCAACCTCCTGTTCAGCTACCAGGCGCCGCGCGGCATCCGCATCCACCATCTCGATCTCTACCGGCTCGAGGATCCGGACGAGGTGTGGGAGCTGGGATGGAGCGAGCTGGGCGCGCCGGACGAGCTGGTGATGATCGAGTGGCCCGCCCGCGCCGAACAGCTCCTCCCCGCGCCGCGCTGGGAGGTGGAGATCGAGGAGATGGGCGACCCGTCGGTCCGCCGCGTCGCCGCGCACCCGGTGGGCGATCCCCATCCGCTCCCGCCGCTCGCGGGCGGTGGGGGGTGA
- the uvrB gene encoding excinuclease ABC subunit UvrB produces the protein MPFELVSPFPPAGDQPRAIEELTAGLKRGDKYQTLLGATGTGKTYTMAHVIAQHGRPALVMSHNKTLAAQLYGELKQLFPKNAVEYFISYYDYYQPEAYIPSTDTFIEKDSSINEDIEKLRLRATSSLMERDDVIIVSSVSCIYGLGDPREYRQLMVVLEVGQQISRKKILESLVNIQYARNDAAFERGNFRVRGDTVEVFPAYEEQGVRIELWGDEIERISRFDPLTGDTIAAMKRTAIYPATHFVTQKSTIERAVHRIRSELDGRLKELLGAGKLLEAQRLESRTNFDIEMMLEIGTCAGIENYSRHIAGRAEGERPACLFDYFPEDFLVVVDESHVSIPQIGGMFNGDRARKTVLVEHGFRLPSALDNRPLKFEEWERMVPKVTFVSATPGEYELAQSGGVVVEQIIRPTGLLDPEVIIRPVKGQVDDLLAEIRDREKKGERVLVATLTKRMSEDLTDFFQQAGVRVRYLHSDIDSIERVEILRDLRLGKFDVLIGINLLREGLDLPEVSLVAILDADKEGFLRSASSLIQTVGRAARNSQGKAILYADRVTGSMQRMIDETNRRREIQQAYNEEHGIIPTTIMKSVNEIEMQTRVADARTPKELPMAGKGKKVAEKRQPFGRTPEEVLKDIEKEMRDAAAMLDFERAALLRDQYLELKAEMDGAVKQQTQAQRRQAAGLRPTV, from the coding sequence ATGCCGTTCGAACTGGTGTCTCCCTTTCCGCCGGCGGGCGACCAGCCGCGCGCGATCGAGGAGCTGACCGCCGGGCTGAAGCGGGGGGACAAGTACCAGACCCTGCTCGGCGCCACCGGCACGGGCAAGACCTACACGATGGCGCACGTGATCGCCCAGCACGGGCGTCCGGCGCTGGTGATGAGCCACAACAAGACGCTCGCCGCGCAGCTGTACGGCGAGCTGAAGCAGCTTTTCCCGAAGAACGCGGTCGAGTACTTCATCTCGTACTACGACTACTACCAGCCCGAAGCCTACATCCCCTCGACCGACACCTTCATCGAGAAGGACTCGTCGATCAACGAGGACATCGAGAAGCTGCGCCTTCGCGCCACCAGCAGCCTGATGGAGCGCGACGACGTGATCATCGTCTCCTCCGTCTCGTGCATCTACGGCCTGGGCGACCCGCGCGAGTACCGGCAGCTGATGGTGGTGCTGGAGGTGGGCCAGCAGATCTCGCGCAAGAAGATCCTGGAGTCGCTGGTCAACATCCAGTACGCGCGCAACGACGCCGCCTTCGAGCGCGGCAACTTCCGCGTGCGCGGCGACACGGTGGAGGTCTTTCCCGCGTACGAGGAGCAGGGCGTGCGCATCGAGCTGTGGGGCGACGAGATCGAGCGCATCTCCCGCTTCGACCCGCTCACCGGCGACACCATCGCGGCCATGAAGCGCACGGCCATCTACCCGGCCACGCACTTCGTCACCCAGAAGTCTACCATCGAGCGCGCCGTCCACCGCATCCGCAGCGAGCTGGACGGGCGCTTGAAGGAGCTGCTGGGCGCGGGGAAGCTGCTGGAGGCGCAGCGGCTGGAGAGCCGGACCAACTTCGACATCGAGATGATGCTGGAGATCGGCACCTGCGCGGGGATCGAGAACTACAGCCGCCACATCGCCGGCCGCGCCGAGGGCGAGCGCCCCGCGTGCCTGTTCGACTACTTCCCCGAGGACTTCCTCGTGGTCGTGGACGAGAGCCACGTCTCCATCCCCCAGATCGGGGGGATGTTCAACGGCGACCGGGCGCGCAAGACGGTCCTCGTCGAGCACGGCTTCCGCCTCCCCAGCGCGCTGGACAACCGCCCGCTGAAGTTCGAGGAGTGGGAGCGGATGGTGCCGAAGGTCACCTTCGTTTCCGCCACGCCCGGCGAGTACGAGCTGGCGCAGAGCGGCGGCGTCGTCGTCGAGCAGATCATCCGCCCGACGGGGCTGCTGGACCCCGAGGTCATCATCCGCCCGGTGAAGGGGCAGGTGGACGACCTGCTGGCCGAGATCCGCGACCGCGAGAAGAAGGGCGAGCGCGTGCTGGTCGCCACGCTCACCAAGCGGATGAGCGAGGACCTGACGGACTTCTTCCAGCAGGCGGGCGTGCGCGTGCGCTACCTGCACAGCGACATCGACAGCATCGAGCGGGTGGAGATCCTGCGCGACCTGCGGCTGGGGAAGTTCGACGTGCTGATCGGCATCAACCTGCTGCGCGAGGGGCTCGACCTTCCCGAGGTGTCGCTGGTGGCGATCCTGGACGCGGACAAGGAAGGCTTTCTGCGATCGGCCAGCTCGCTGATCCAGACGGTGGGCCGCGCCGCCCGCAACTCGCAGGGGAAGGCGATCCTGTACGCGGACAGGGTCACCGGCTCCATGCAGCGGATGATCGACGAGACCAACCGCCGCCGCGAGATCCAGCAGGCGTACAACGAGGAGCACGGCATCATCCCGACCACGATCATGAAGTCGGTGAACGAGATCGAGATGCAGACGCGCGTGGCCGACGCGCGCACGCCCAAGGAGCTGCCGATGGCCGGCAAGGGGAAGAAGGTGGCGGAGAAGCGCCAGCCCTTCGGCCGCACCCCGGAAGAGGTGCTGAAGGACATCGAGAAGGAGATGCGCGACGCCGCCGCGATGCTGGACTTCGAGCGCGCCGCCCTTCTCCGCGACCAGTACCTGGAGCTGAAGGCGGAGATGGACGGCGCGGTCAAGCAGCAGACGCAAGCGCAGCGGAGACAGGCGGCGGGGCTCAGGCCGACGGTGTGA